In Brassica oleracea var. oleracea cultivar TO1000 unplaced genomic scaffold, BOL UnpScaffold00854, whole genome shotgun sequence, a single genomic region encodes these proteins:
- the LOC106320237 gene encoding uncharacterized protein LOC106320237, with product MKNIRPCKFKGGSDPIEADKWITMIEKKFEAMECPEEYQKKIAVYYLEGDATGWWDSIDMQRGHTITSWESFKGEFERKYFPPEAKHRLERQFLNLVQGDTPVRSYESEFTRLRRHIFDGREDEETMICNFMYGLKPELGSRLAGSNFSSLSDLVEKVVNVETVLEAKRMTIPHSGGHTKFSQRGRPNFNKGPRFNKGKGQKFGGQTNYCSNTGVCYICDQPGHISKVCPNRQRSN from the coding sequence ATGAAGAATATCAGACCCTGCAAGTTCAAAGGAGGATCAGATCCTATTGAAGCCGACAAGTGGATTACTATGATAGAGAAGAAATTTGAGGCTATGGAGTGTCCGGAGGAGTATCAGAAGAAGATCGCGGTGTACTATTTGGAAGGCGACGCAACAGGATGGTGGGACAGTATAGACATGCAGCGTGGACACACCATCACATCATGGGAATCGTTCAAGGGAGAGTTTGAGAGGAAGTATTTTCCTCCAGAAGCGAAGCATCGGTTGGAGCGCCAATTCTTGAACCTTGTTCAAGGAGATACGCCAGTGAGGAGTTACGAATCTGAGTTCACAAGGTTGAGGCGACACATTTTTGATGGGCGTGAAGATGAAGAAACTATGATCTGTAACTTTATGTACGGATTGAAGCCGGAGCTTggaagtcgtttagctggaagcAACTTTAGCAGCTTATCGGATCTGGTGGAAAAAGTTGTTAATGTTGAGACTGTATTGGAGGCTAAAAGGATGACCATACCGCATTCTGGTGGACATACCAAGTTTAGCCAAAGAGGAAGACCAAATTTCAATAAGGGTCCAAGGTTTAACAAAGGCAAAGGACAAAAATTTGGAGGCCAAACCAATTATTGCAGTAACACCGGAGTATGTTACATATGTGATCAACCGGGACACATTTCCAAGGTTTGTCCCAACAGACAACGGAGTAACTAG